One part of the Lycium ferocissimum isolate CSIRO_LF1 chromosome 8, AGI_CSIRO_Lferr_CH_V1, whole genome shotgun sequence genome encodes these proteins:
- the LOC132067942 gene encoding methyltransferase FGSG_00040, with translation MEEEDDRMQNLRSKATELLLRKEFKDSIEAYSELISFYHDQISNTNQNLDSNKLKKSLCLALCNRAEAHLNLQEFPQALKDCNQASQIGNTHFKTLLCKGKILLSLNQYGLALDCFKKASLDDPHELENSETLNGYLEKCKKLEFLSRTGAFDISDWVVNKFQGKPPELAEFIGPIEIKKSEISGRGLFATKNIDCGTLLLVTKAVAIERAIFQESKEQAQLDMWKSFIDKVMESAKKCIRTRDLICKLSTGENEDHLEVPDIELFRPEAEDSTRFHDKKIDKEKLLNILDVNSLVEELISAKIQGKNSDVHGIGLWILASFINHSCDPNVRRSHVGDHVIIHASRDIKAGEELTFAYFDVFLPFKNREEKAKNWGFICKCKRCKLESGVCSNQEMMEIEMFLGKGLEMGGVVYRLEESMRRLMVRGKGKGYLRASFWQVYFEVYESERLMRKWGSKIPLMESVVDSVVDAVGSDERIVKLLMGRLKRKNGHNGNGFLEMEKAMKLGRGLYGKIMKKQTLKTILFQLGNQ, from the coding sequence ATGGAGGAAGAAGATGATAGAATGCAAAATCTCAGATCCAAAGCCACAGAGCTTCTACTCAGAAAAGAATTTAAAGACTCCATTGAAGCTTACTCTGAGTTAATCTCCTTTTACCATGACCAAATCTCAAACACCAACCAAAATCTTGATtcaaataagctcaaaaaatccCTCTGTTTAGCTCTCTGTAACCGAGCCGAAGCCCATTTAAATCTTCAAGAATTCCCTCAAGCCTTAAAGGATTGTAACCAAGCATCCCAAATTGGAAACACCCATTTCAAGACTCTTCTTTGTAAAGGTAAGATTTTGCTCAGTCTCAATCAATATGGGTTGGCTTTAGATTGCTTTAAAAAAGCAAGTCTTGATGATCCCCATGAGTTAGAAAATTCTGAAACCCTTAATGGGTATTTAGAAAAGTGCAAAAAGCTTGAATTTTTATCAAGAACTGGTGCTTTTGATATATCTGATTGGGTAGTTAATAAGTTCCAAGGAAAACCACCTGAGCTAGCTGAGTTTATTGGTCCAATAGAGATTAAAAAATCTGAGATTAGTGGGCGTGGTTTGTTTGCAACAAAGAATATTGATTGTGGGACTTTGTTGTTAGTTACTAAGGCTGTTGCAATTGAAAGAGCcatttttcaagaatctaaGGAACAAGCTCAGTTAGATATGTGGAAGAGTTTTATTGATAAGGTTATGGAATCAGCTAAAAAATGTATCCGAACGCGTGATTTGATTTGTAAGCTATCAACAGGTGAAAATGAGGATCATTTGGAGGTACCTGACATTGAATTATTTAGGCCTGAGGCAGAAGATAGTACtagatttcatgataagaagaTTGACAAGGAAAAATTACTTAACATACTTGATGTAAATTCTCTTGTTGAGGAGTTGATTTCCGCGAAAATTCAGGGGAAAAACAGTGATGTGCATGGGATAGGTCTATGGATTTTGGCTTCTTTTATCAACCATTCTTGTGATCCCAACGTGAGGCGGTCTCACGTTGGCGATCATGTGATAATCCATGCTTCTAGAGATATAAAAGCAGGCGAAGAGCTCACGTTCGCGtattttgatgtgtttttaccCTTCAAGAACCGCGAAGAGAAGGCGAAAAATTGGGGCTTTATTTGCAAATGCAAAAGGTGCAAACTTGAAAGTGGTGTTTGTTCCAATCAAGAAATGATGGAAATTGAGATGTTTCTTGGGAAAGGACTAGAAATGGGAGGTGTAGTTTATAGATTGGAGGAAAGTATGAGGAGATTGATGGTAAggggaaagggaaaagggtaTTTGAGAGCATCATTTTGGCAAGTGtattttgaagtttatgagtcAGAAAGATTAATGAGGAAATGGGGAAGCAAGATTCCATTAATGGAAAGTGTGGTGGACAGTGTAGTGGATGCAGTGGGAAGTGATGAGAGAATTGTGAAGTTGTTGATGGGAAGATTGAAGAGAAAAAATGGCCATAATGGGAATGGATTTCTAGAGATGGAAAAAGCAATGAAATTGGGAAGGGGGTTGTATGGAAAGATAATGAAGAAACAAACATTGAAGACTATACTATTTCAGCTTGGCAACCAATAG